TAACTTACTACAGTTGACAGATACTATTGTTTGTGAGTGTAGATATGTTGGTGTGGTGACTTACTAGATATGGTTTGCAGTACAGAGATACTGATATTAGTGTTTGTAGATATGTTGGTTAAATAGATAATGTTTACAGTACACAGATACCATCGTTAGTGTGTGTAGGATGGTCAAGTGTGGTGACACTTACTACAGGTGGGGCCCTCATCCTCCCCCTGAGGACAGTCTGAGGTCTCAGTACACAATTTGCCAATGGGGATACACTGCTTGGACTCTGGACACTGCCATTCCTGAGGACTACACTTCTCCCTGTCTGAAATCAGGAATGAAGCACAGATTTCAAAACCATGAAATACCTGATTATATTTCGTTTTGTTTTACTgtcttgttcattttaaaatgaactagGAATCATACTCACTcacataatattcaaaatagtGAAATACAATGAAAAAGATGTATTATTTAGTTTTGTAGAATGTACTGTCTGATTAAAAATTAGATCCTTGATGCTCTCGATTAATGATATGTTACCTCATAGACTAGTAACATATGATTAAGAAGAGCATCaaggattttgttttaattaatcagATTGGTAGAGTGTGAAAATAGTTCAAACAATCATGAGAACCCAACATGTTTCATAAGCATGTTTCAAGTCCTTAAATTCATGGTGAGGTTATTATGAAAGAGGATacactgaaaaattcaaaatacttcATCATAGAATTAAATACACAACAGAAAAGGCAGGTTTATTTTTAGTCATGAAATGTTTATGATaggaaaatgaaatacatgtataatcaacaGAAATAAATCATGGTAAGGAATAATCATGAAAGACTACAAGGGAtagaatatgtaaataaattgattCTGAACTATTAGACATTATATATAGTCTTGGAGCTATTGAAGGACAACAGATTTTCTGCCTTAATTGACACTTGTTTCTTTGATAATTCAACTACTAGAATTTTGAGGTTTTCTTTTCACATAGCCCAAAATAAATATGGgcgtatttttatctttttattgcTTGTCCACATAATACCATTTCATATATCTGTAACATTAGTTTAAACATATCACTTCATTCACTTGCTGTTAAATATTAGCGTCACTGAAAGTATGTGACATTTCTTAGAACGAaccaaaaaaatatcattgataGGTAAAGGGTAAGAAACAGGATATAACACATCAAGAAATGAAATCCGATAAACCGACAAGAGTAATGTTTTGgtattatatacaaaaataaggGGCATGATGCAGTCTGTCACAAGGCTGAAATTTCTGTTGGAATGGGCGGCTTCAAAGAGGTCAATTTTATGGGAATCATCACACAATCTGGACATGTAACCTGGCAATCGGTGACCTGTTATAGGCCTAGCCTGTCAACCTGACTGGCAGATACATTTTAACCTCCTGTTTCCTGTTCAATCATAAAACTCTATAAACTCTCCACAACTGTTACATTCATGAATGGTCATGAATGATAGAGTTATTACTGCAGTCTGGCAAATCTACTTCAGcaaaatgtcaataaaaaaagaagttttgaaAACAACTGCATATGTGACAAGATTGAAAGGGTCAGTTTTTAACTACCAGTAATTACTGAGCATGCAAAGAGATCTCAAGATATTGAGCAGACAGAATCTTTGTGTCAGCTATGTCCAGAATGTTTTatccttgacctttgaccttgtgACTCAATAAAACTCCTACTCTAAGAGCCAGTTCCTACAGTATCATTTTCGGACTCATTTGACCACAAAACCAATAGGGGTCTTAAATCAAAGTGGACCACACTTTGTATACCAGTTAATTTCAGAGTAGTTTTACATACCATGGTAGTTATTCAAACTTGATCTTTTGTGGTGTACCTAAacttgtacaaaattgtatgtGTGTCATAGGGCTCTCATTAAGTTATTGTGGATAACACTTAATCTACTGACTGATATCCAGACAAGTTTGACAGTTGACCCTGTGACCTCAAAACTGATAGGAGTCATCTACTCGATGTCGGGTTACTCGGGTACCAAGAGTACCAAGTTTGATGTCTGTCCAGCAAAGGGCTTTTAAGATTTTGAAAGAATAGGACAGCACTTGGTCTACCAACAGACTAACCAATGGATGTAAAGCTTTTCAAAGAATTCATTGTCATAAAAATGCCAGTCCAGTTATCATGGTTAtatagattaaaaatatttaatttgtgtaaTGTGTAGGCATTCAAACAAACAAGCATTCAAGATCATCTGAACCACTGTAAATGAACAGTCAAAGATTTCATTCTTATTccttttttatgcaaaatgtattTCAACCCAAATATGCAGACAGAAGTATTTTACCTAGAAATTTATGTCTTCATAAATCAATGGACAGGGAAACGTCCTTTTGCAAGAATTTAAAAACCAGTTTTACATACATTATGCACAAGGAATATGTACTTTATTATGCCAGCATCCAGATAAACATTAATTGATTTCATGACACAAATATcattgtaattatatatatggaCTCTTCTAAGATTTTCTAATCACGGAAATCAACTACTTTATAAACCAGAGTTTGACAAAATTCATATGACAGATTTACTGCACAGTGCAGTGGAAGGTAAATATCCACAATGAATGACAAAGCTAATCTCCATAATAAATGCATTATTCTTTATATCAGAATTCCATTTCTGTAACAACAAATGTCAGATTTCTGTTTCTCCGCAAAACTTCATCAGGTACTCACCACAGCCTTTCTCATCTGAAGCGTCACCGCAGTCGTCCTTGCCATCACAAACACTGGTCTGGTTCACACACTTGTAGTTATCACAGGTCATCTGGTCCCCCAAACAGGGCTTGTAAGCTGTCGATACATACAGACTCCTTTAAATACTTACTCTTGAGCTTCAGtttatacataatatgataattacaatacatgtacatatgtatgccTTTCAATCATAAAACTTTTTCCCTCttgtaaaacacgcttataacaaagTACCAAGGATGGGCTATTTTACTTTGTTATTAtcgtaatttgttatattcgtcaagtttacaacatgtaataaagtcactaggaattaaaatcactttactctaagcgtcaattcattgtaagcgtgttcgctataaccgtgttttactgtatgtgtATTTTGTGTACAATGTTTTTTTGATTCATAATTATACAATCATCTTGTTGCCCTATGAAGGCcaataattaatgaataaattatgGTAAATTGAATATACACACGCTAAAAACTAATTTACATTTCaggaatacatgtgtatacttACTGCATTTATCCATTTCATCTGAATTATCACCACAGTCATTGATGTGGTTACATTTATCTGACTCTAGAATACATCGACAGTTTTTACATTGGAATTGATTACTGTTGCAAGGTAGTTCACAACCtattggaagaaaaaaa
The nucleotide sequence above comes from Magallana gigas chromosome 2, xbMagGiga1.1, whole genome shotgun sequence. Encoded proteins:
- the LOC136272072 gene encoding low-density lipoprotein receptor-related protein 8-like encodes the protein MSHLYVMLCVLLQGIFVFSKGCELPCNSNQFQCKNCRCILESDKCNHINDCGDNSDEMDKCTYKPCLGDQMTCDNYKCVNQTSVCDGKDDCGDASDEKGCGEYLMKFCGETEI